The sequence tgaaagcttatgctcaaataaattggttagtctctaaggtgccacaagtcctcctgttctttttactcatTTTTGATTCATTAGCCAGGCTGTTATTGACTAATAAATAGTGTATTATAATTACCACTCTGAGAATTAATTATGATTAACATATTGGTCCTGATTGAGAGAGAAGCAACCCCTGAAATAACTGGAGACCCAGTCACTGAATCGTAAGAGAGAAACAGGTTCACTGACCCCCAGCTTCCCTcctacccagtgatgagctgccagaagctgaagatcCGGTTCCTTCAATcactccgggtctttggcggcatgttcttcactcgctctgggtcttcagTGGCACTGAAGGGCCCACCGCCAAAATGCCGCCAAAGGCACGCAGTGCCGCCAGGTGAGTACAAATTCACAGGGGGAGCCAAGAGCTCGGGTGGGACGGGCAGGAcaggagtttgcccacccctttaacaaccgttTCTCAACCAGctgcaaaatttaacaaccggttctaaactggctgaaaaatttaacaaccggttcgcgcaaaccggctccagctcaccactatTCCTACCCCTCCTCACTTCCTGTCCTTGGCAAAGGTGGGAACTCACCACAGTATCGCACTTCTCCAGGCGTAGCCTTCTCCTTCATCCAGGCAGCTGGAAGGGAAGCACGGTCGGTGTCAGAGAGGGCGCGAGCGTCACGCGAGGGGAGCAGAATCCACccactacaaagctcaccattcCCACAGGTAACACGGGGGAGAGAGACAAATGTCCCAAAGAAGCATGAATGGGTCCCAGCTAACTGGGCATCAGCCCCCAAGCTTTTCAGTTGAGGAAACTTTGCCACGCTCACCCCACCTCCTCCAACTCCGCCACAGCATGTACCTGATTTCCAGATGTCCAGGTGAGCATGCAGCACGTCCCCGCACACCAGGGAGCGCTGACGGAACTGCTCCTCTGACATGGCACACAGATCCTTCCCAGACAGGTCCTGGAAAGATTTCCCGATCTGGGGCAGTCGGTACTGGTGTTCGGTCCATAAGATCCACTTCTGGACGTTTCCTGGACTCCAGTCCGCCGGATCTGTGGAAGAGAAACAAAACGCCCCGGTCCTGGTGAGTGGGGCCAGGGGACACTTCCCCTCCAGAGAACACTCAGCAAGGGTTACAACAGGGAACACAGCACCCTTCCCATGCTAAAAGAGAGGGGAGCTGCCTCGGCGTGGAGGAGCAGTACTCCCTGctcattccccctcctccacgGCTGGGGCAAGGAAACTACCCCTCCAGTTTCAATCTACTTCAACCACTGGAAACATGGATCTTTGATCCTTTCCTGGGTTCCCTGCCTCATTCTTTGCCCATCCCCCTGGGAACCAGGTCCCCTTCCTGTCAGGGAAACGCCCCACCTGCAGAAAGTCCCTGCCTTTACTGGGAGAAAATTCAACCCCAGTCAGCAGATTTCAAAACCACAGATCatgggggtgcggggcaggggaagggagcatCAGAAGCACCCTTCACCTACAGcacaggggagcctccccagtgCAGGCCCAGTCGAGCTGTAAAGAGCAAGTCTCTTTGTACCAAGGCCAGCAAGCGCACTTTCCAATGAATAATCCAATCAGGAGAACAAGACGGACTGCATGCCCACGGTGGAAGCAACAGCAGCATGACCTGTCTGAAGGGCTGGTTCTCCTAAAGGGGCATATTTGTCCTCCATGTGTCAAATCACTTTGTTCCCCATCGCCACTGTTTGTGAAACAGCGACACCCTGTGGAAGAGCACCTGGCTGAGGGGTGCCCAGCAGGGCTGTGCATCCAGCCAGTGGCTACTGCTTGCACACATGTGATAGGGCAACTTAGCTTCCCACATGCCGCAAGATACAAGGCTTCAACGGATGGAAATCAGCATAGCGACGCTAACTGCCAAAGGGACCAGTGGAAGAGCCAGTCCAATGTTGTTAATGCCTCAGTGCAGTGGCTTTATAGATGTTTAAAAAACTCCACAGGatagaaaatatttcaaatgcagCGAGAGACCAGCCAGAGTTCTGCGGTGGTTCTGAGCTTCAAAGCCGAGAGAGTTTGGATCTGGGACTCCGgttcaggccctgatccagcattAGAGGTAGAAACCCTGCGAGTTATTttagacacccctcccccaaaatataTGGGGGATCCCCAAAGGGTGTAAATTCacacagctccattgatttacaccagctaaggagctGGCCCAAAGTTCGTCATGCCAAAGGAACTCATCCTAGTAAACCAAACATACCTGCCCCCAGCTGGAGACTTTGCCACATTTGCTCTCTGTCCCAGTGCACCTTGCAGAGTCCTTTACAATCAGTGCAAGGCAGGGGTTAAAATGCGCAGTGTAGTGTTGATTATCTAGCTGGGACTCTCTGTTTCTGGCTCCAGCCATTTCTCCTACAGGCCCCAGATCCCAAACCCCACCGCTGACTGCACTGTCCACTCCGGCACTGGGACAATGAAGTGCTGTTTGCAGGGTCCTGAGCTCACTGCTGGGTTTGGCTCTTCAGAGAGGACGTGCAAGGTGCACTTTTGCACCACTGGAGTGAAAAGGCCACACTTcgaccctgctcctgctcccactgaattcagtgagaaaaTGCCCTTAGACTCAGACAGGAGCCAGCTCAGGCTCCTTTGAAGATCAGATTGCTCATTCTGGTTCCTACTAAATCCAGTCATGACTGGTGCCAGATGGCTGCAACCCTGCGGTAGGCTGCTTGTAACTCAAAGGCACGTCCACAGATATCTCATGCCATTGCATTTAAACACGTGCGCCAGATGATTTTAGAGAGAGGTACGAACCACAATGCAACGTTTGGGTCCAGATGCTCAACCCCCACACCATAAATCAAGGGTATTCGcatcgcggggggggggggggggttgttcctTTCCCACTGCGCCACTATTCCCTGGCATGACTTTCTCTCCTCCCCGGTGCGTGTGGCACTTCAAAGTTTCACTatcacatccctgcagcccaatcctgctccctgtTGGTGTCACTGGCAGTTTTACCATTGACGTCAATGAAAagcagccccatccccaccccctagAAGAACCACCTGAGAGGACAGTTCTGTTAGACACTCAATGTTCTACCACCAAGTGGGAAATTAGccaggaagaaagaaggaaaccCATCCAGCTGCTCCCTTCCTCACCTGCCGTCCACTTGCTTAACACACGTGACTTCAAAGACACTTTTCTCCCCTGGAGAAGAGATTCCCCCTGCAACCCAGTGAAATATATTTCACATGGTCATATACATGGGAGATGGGGAAAACCTTCTAGTTCCTATAAATccagctgccccagcccctggggagACCAGAATGTTCCGCTCGTGGGAAGCATCTAGAAGACTGATTTAGGAAATATGACGCCATGTCTACACTCTTGCTACTACAGCAGCTGGGCTATGGCACTGcatcactgcagtgtagacacttcctataTCGACAGAAGGGGGGTTTCTGttgatgtaggtaatccacctttcCAGTGGTCATCGGAAGAATCCTACACTGGGGGTTAAGTCGACCCAACTACAGTGCTTAGGGTGTGAAATTTTCACAGCCTTAAGCAATGCAGCTAAactgacctaagttttaggtgcaGACCGGGCCTCAGACTCTTCCACTCCCTGCCCTCACCTGTTTGACACTGCTGGGATCCAGATGTGCCAGATGCTGCCCTCTCAGGGCCTCACGCACACCCCACTCACTCTATTGCAACCCAGCAGAACGGTTTGATTATTTAAATTCCTTTCAAATAAAAGGGTCTGAACAGAAAAAAGGAATCCACATGGCTGTTTTTGCTTTGGCGACTGTTGTGCCGGGGAAGTCCACAGAGGCCAGCGGGGGTGTCTTTCCTTCGACATCCCCGGCCCCTGGAAACGCgactcagccctgccctggaggaagtGAGGGGTGAGGAAGGAGCCTGGCCTCCCTGGCCCAGTCAGTCtttgacctctctgctgagagTGCCAACAAAGAGGACAATTAGGATCTGACCCAAAGCTCACTGAGgacaacagaaaaacttccagtgccttcaaagggctttgggtcCAGCTGTTGATGCCGGCTGCGCTGTGGATACCAGCGTACACAGCACATCCCGGTGCTCTCTGGTAACTGTGGAGGGCCAGGAACTCTAGAGTCACTCCATGGACACCCTGGACCAAGAGCCACCGATGCCTTTCGCCCACTGCCGAGCTGAATCCGAACCAGCCAGCGAGAGGTGACAAGCTCCACAGCTCAGTCTGGAGCCCCCCGAGCTGAGCTCTCCTTGgccccctattccccccccccatacacacacacacagcgtgaAAATGGAGATACAGAAGGGGCACCCACCTGCTGCAATGTTGAGGAGCTTGCAAGCCGTCTCGATGTCCTTCAGCACTTCGCCCACCACCATGCTCTGCACCTGCTCCAGCGAGTGTTCCTCCAGGTGGAGGCTCTCCTGGTAGTCCATGTCGGGGctcagccccaagccctggctgtCGATGATGGGACACTGCTCTGGCTCCTTCTGCCCTTCGCCCCTGCCCCCTTGGCCGCTGTCCTGAGGAGTCTCCCCCAGGCCCTTGGGCACCCAGCTGGTGTCCTCTGAGTAGAGCATATCGAAGTAGTGGAGGTAGAAAGTGGGCAGGGTCTGCTCGGGTGTGGCCGGGGGGCTGGGGCTGTCCAGGGAGCTCCAGCTCCGGGTATCGGGGTCTTGTGCGGCTGGGGGCTTCTCCAGGCTGGTCAGCAGAAGGGCTTCCTGCAGGGCAATCCGGCCATGAGGCAGAGCGGTCAGCCCCTGGCCTGCGCTGCCCATCACTCTGCCTGGGTGCGTCTCCAAGTCTGCCAGCCACCAAGGGGTGGAGAGAGAAACAAACCAACAAGCACCAGTCAGAAAGGGCTGGGGCTTGATAATAATTCCTGCCTTTCTGCCCAGTGGTCAGGCACAAAGGGGGAAAGCTAAGCCTGTTAGTGGGAAAGAAGCCTCCAAAGAGCCACTCGACGCCCAAAGAGACCCCCAGATGAAAACAGGTTAAATAGCTCTTCGCAGGCCCGGGTGACTCCTTCGCTTCTGGGTCATTTGGCAATCAGGGGGTAGAAGGAGAGCGGGGAAAAGCCAATCTGCCTGGAACGATCAGATTCCAAATGTGAGGGAGAGTCACCCTGACCAGGGTGCTAATTTTCTGGAGGGGGTAGGAAGGAAAATGGTACAGGGCAAATAAACCCCTTCCCGCAGtcagctggggtgggtgggtgagctgAAGCTTGTTTGAGACAAAGAAGCCATCAGCCTCGCGTGGGGAACTGCGCATTCCTTGGGAAGAAAGGGACACACAACCAGAGACGGGAGTGTGCCTGGGGAGTCTGGCTTCCGAGCACCCTGACTTGGACAGGGAGAGCATCTCTGGCAGGAACCTGAGCACAGTGGTCACAGCCACCCAGTACAGGGCAGGGGAGATGCTGCTTGTGGCAGGGTTAGACAGAGCCCTGTATCTCAGGCAGAACATTCCCCCTCACCGCATCTGCTCCAGGCTGGACCTCTGAGGATCTAATCAGTTAAAACAACAGAGACCAGGCCCATCTGAgtggggcagggaccacctttttgttctgtgtttgtacagcacctagcgcagtggggTCTTGGTCTGGGACTAGGAGTCAAAGGCACTGCAATAATACAAATCAACAAtcatcataaataaataaataaataattacccGAGCGTAACCAAAGGAGCAGCCCTTTACACAGGATTCCCGTCACCCGCATACccagggcacatctacactaaGCGAGGGCTGCTGGACTCCATGAAACAGTTGGTTCTCTCTTGACTTTGCTATGGCTCAGAGCCTCGTAAAGCCCCTCACCATGGCTGCTGGGCAGATTCGAGGCATTGCAAGGGATTCTAAACCCTGGCTTGCTGCAATGTCTTTTCACCTAAGGCCAGGTTTACAAGAGGGTTTAGGCACCGAACAGCGAGGCATCTATTGAGATTTATataaaagcacctaagcaggttcAGCACAGAAATCCCATTTGATGTCACTGGGAGTTAGCCATGACCTGCTTAGGTGTTTTTCACTAGGTGCCTAGATGCattgttaggtgcctaaacccctttgTAAGCCTAGTCCCTATCGTAGACAGGGACTGAGAGTGATGTCCTGAAGGACACTGCTCTCCCCATGGGGATTCTCTAACGAGATCTATGCCTCGGTGAATCCATTACTTTTGCACCCAAGGGCAGCTCACACTATTACAATGCCATCATCATGAGATCTCCAGTCACTAGGGGTTGATCCAAAACCCACGGACGCCAACAGTAGTTCGGACCCTAAATGGGTGAGGCACTGGTATTTCAGGCATCACAGATCCCACAGGGATGAGCGTGTTATAAAATCCCTACACAGAGTGGCTGGAAATTAGACTGAGCCCCAGTTATAAGGCAGGCATCCTATTGCTCATGTCACTTCCATGAAGAGACCCTCTGATTTTAGAATCCCTGGAACCATCTCCagcagactggaaacaaggcataAAAATTTTTTACAGTGAGAGTAATTCACCCCGGAACAATTTACCGagggccatggtggattctccattgccgacaatttttaaatcaagaatgactatttttctaacagatctgctctgggaattattgtggggcagttctctggtcTGTTACACATGTGATCAGctagatgatcacattggtcccttttggccttggaatctatgaatcagatGACAGGGCACACGGCAGCTGATGGCTCCTGGCCACGAACCCCTTCAATCCCCATTGGCATGAACTTTTTGCACTTGTTCTTTtctttccagaggacatgtttaaAAGCCCATTTCCATCTGTCTCCTGtatgcagggagccctggactCTGCAGAGAAGAGGATGAGCCTGCTGAATTTCCATGGCAACCGTGGGAAATGTCTCCATCGAAAGAGAAAGCCTGATAGTTCCCTGAGAGGAGTCCTGAGGCTTTAAAGAAAAGAGCCCTCTGAAATGAGTGTGCCATTAAAAGGGCACCGTCAGGGTCAATAGTATAGCTGTTTGCATGGCCCGTGCCTTTCTTTGTATGGGGATTTTCCaccaatccccctccccccaaacaaatGATTCACTGCTCTTTTTCTCAAAATACAGCAACCCAGTGCTGGTAAGGGACCCTACAGTAACAAAGCAGCGTACACAGCCAGGCATCTCCAATCAATCCTACCATAATAAATCAGACCATCCGGCTCAACACACGAGTGACCCCATAAAAACAAACCAGTGCACACAGATCACAGactaagttctttggggg comes from Lepidochelys kempii isolate rLepKem1 chromosome 21, rLepKem1.hap2, whole genome shotgun sequence and encodes:
- the SPDEF gene encoding SAM pointed domain-containing Ets transcription factor, encoding MGSAGQGLTALPHGRIALQEALLLTSLEKPPAAQDPDTRSWSSLDSPSPPATPEQTLPTFYLHYFDMLYSEDTSWVPKGLGETPQDSGQGGRGEGQKEPEQCPIIDSQGLGLSPDMDYQESLHLEEHSLEQVQSMVVGEVLKDIETACKLLNIAADPADWSPGNVQKWILWTEHQYRLPQIGKSFQDLSGKDLCAMSEEQFRQRSLVCGDVLHAHLDIWKSAAWMKEKATPGEVRYCAGDESWTDSEVDSSCSGQPIHLWQFLKELLLKPHHYGRFIRWLNKEKGIFKIEDSAQVARLWGIRKNRPAMNYDKLSRSIRQYYKKGIIRKPDISQRLVYQFVHPV